CGCCTCGGCGCGGGCGACCAGCACGTCCTGGGTGTTCGACGCGCGCAGCAGCCACCAGCCATCGGGGGTATTGACCCGCGCACCATCGGTGTCGTTGACGTCCGCGCCCGAGTCCTTGAGCCGCGCCAGCACCTCGTCGATCACCGCGAACTTGCGGCTTTCATCGACTTGGAAGCGCATTTCGGGGGTGTTGACGATTGCGGGCATCGCGCTGCGGATGTCGCTCATCGACTGGCCGATCAGGTGCACCGCGTTGATCAGCTGGACCGCGGCATAATGTGCATCGTCGAACCCGTAATAATCCTGCGCGAAGAAGATATGGCCGCTCATCTCGCCCGCGAGCGGTGCGCCGGTTTCCTTCATCTTGGTCTTGATCAGGCTGTGGCCGGTCTTCCACATCAGCGGCTGGCCGCCCAGCTCGGCGATGCGGTCGTACAGTGCCTGGCTGGCCTTCACGTCCGCGATGATCGTCGCGCCGGGATCCTTGCGCAGCACAGGTTCGGCCAGAATGGACAGAAGCTGATCGCCCCAGATCACGCGGCCCTGCCCGTCGATCGCGCCGATCCGGTCGCCGTCGCCGTCGAAGGCCAGTCCGAAATCGAGGTTCTTCTCCGCGACCAGTGCCTTGAGGTGCGCCAGATTCTTCTCTTCGGTGGGATCGGGATGATGGTTGGGGAAATTGCCGTCCACATCGGTGAACAGCGTGTGATGCTCACCCGGAAGCAGCTGGACCAGCTTCTCGATCACCGGACCCGACGCGCCATTGCCGCAGTCCCAGCCGATGCGGAAGGTGCCGCCCGAATATCCCGCGAGCAGGCGACCGACATAATCGTCGAGGATATCGGCGTCGGCGACGGTGCCCTCGCCCTCTTCCCAATCGCCCTCCGCGGCCATCTTGCCCAGTGTCTGGATGTCGGCCCCAAAGAACGGACGGTGCTGAAACACCATCTTGAAGCCATTATAATCGCCGGGATTATGGCTTCCGGTTATCTGGATGCCACCATCCACTTCTAGTACCGCTTCGGCATAATAGAGCATCGGCGTTGCGCCGAGCCCGATCCGCACCACGTCGCAGCCCGACGCAGTCAGCCCCTCGATCAGCGCCGCCTCCAGCACCGGCGAGGAGACGCGCCCGTCGCGGCTGACCGCCACCCGATGTCCGCCCGCGCGGCGCAGCAGGGTGGCGAAGCCGCGCCCGATCGCGCGCGCATCGTCCGGCCCCAGCGTCTTGCCCACGATTCCGCGGATGTCGTACTCGCGCAGCGAGGTCGGATCGAAACGATGGGTCATTGGGCCTCCAGGGAAATCGACGCGCTTCATTTCGCGCGCGTTACGCAAAGTTCAACCGTCAAACGCGGCTGACAGCAATGCGTTTCAGTTTTTTGGTTTCAACAGCGTGTCGCGCGCAGCGTTGACTTGACGTGTCAGCTCGGGCGAGCCGCCGCGATCCGGATGGACATTGGCGATCAGACGGCGGTGCGCGGCGCGGATCTCGTCCGGCTGCGCACCCGGCGCGATGCCGAGGATTGAAAGGGCTTCCGCCTCCGCCGGATCGCGCGGCTGCGGCGCAGGTGGCGGCTTTGGGGTTCCGGGCATCGGGCGCCCCCAACCATGCCACAGTCGAAAGCCGAGCCAGCACACCAGCAGGGCGATCAGAAACTTCGCGATCATGCGAAGAGCGGCATCGCCGACTCAAGTTCGGGCAAGGCGAGGCCCGCCATCATCTCGCGCAGCTCCTGCCGCGCGGCGACATGGGCGAGGCCCATTTCGCCGAACTCGCGGCTGTCGAGCATTGTCAGCCCCTTGGGGAACAGCTCGCGATAGATCACGCGCTCCGACAGGCCGGGGATGACGCGGAAGCCGACGCGCTTGGCGAGCTGGTCGATCGCCTCCGACACGCGCTTCATGTTGCGCGCCTCGATATGCTGCATCCGGTTGCGCAGGACGACCCAGTCGATCGTCTGGCCGTCGGCCTTGGCGCGGCGCTTGCGCGAATCCCAGATCAGCTCCGAATAGAAGCTCGGCCGGGTGACCCGGAAGGTATCGGGATCGACCTGCCCGATCAGGTCGAAATCGACGAAGCTGTCGTTCATCGGCGTCACCAGCGTGTCGGCATTGGTGATCGCGATCCGCCCGAACTTGTCGTCGCGCCCCGGCGTGTCGATGATCAGGAAGTCGGTATCCTGCCCCAGCCGCTCCAGCGATTCGGAGAAGCGCGCGATATTCTCGCCATCATGCGTCTCGTACCGCGGCATCGGCAGCGGTCGTCCGGCGCGTTCCATCGTCTGAAGCCGATTGTCGAGATAGCGGCCCATCGTCCGCTGGCGATGGTCGAGGTCGAAACACGACACCCGCGCGCCCTTCATCGCGAGCGCGATCGCGGTGTGGACAGCGGTCGTGGATTTGCCGGTCCCGCCCTTTTCGTTGGCGAAGACGATCACGTGCAGCGAGTTCGATGCGTCGGTCACTCAACTTCCCTGATTGAACACCCGGCCCGCCCCCCATAGAAGGCCGCCCTTCGTTCCATATCCAAGGCATTGTGCGCGTGCAAACCATCCGTCAGCTCTCCGACCTCCGCGATGCCGTTTCGGGATTTCGCGCCAATGGGGAGCGGATCACCTTCGTTCCGACGATGGGCGCGCTGCATGCCGGGCATATGGCGCTGGTGGCCGAGGCGAAGCTGGCGGGACAGCGCGTGGTGGTGTCGATCTTCGTCAACCCCAAGCAGTTCGGCCCGAACGAGGATCTTGCCCGCTATCCGCGCAAGGAGATGGCGGATTCGCGGATGCTGTCCGAAGCCGGGGTCGACCTGTTGTGGATGCCGCCGGTCGAGGTGATGTACCCGGAGGGCCATTCGACCAATATCTCGGTCTCCGGGGTCAGCGAGCCGCTCGACGGCGCGGCGCGGCCGGGTCATTTCGACGGGGTCGCCACCGTGGTCGCCAAGCTGTTCAACCAGGTGAAGCCCGATATCGCGCTGTTCGGGGAGAAGGATTTCCAGCAGCTCGCGGTGATCCGCCGCATGGTCGCCGACCTCGATTTCGATATCGAGGTGCGCGGCGTGCCCACCCAGCGCGACGATGACGGCCTCGCGCTGTCGTCGCGCAACGCCTATCTCGCGCCCGAGGATCGTGCCGCCGCGGTCGCTCTGCCCCGCGCGCTCGGCGTGGCGGCGCGTGCGATCGAAAAGGGGGACGATGCTGCTGCCGTACTCGCCACTGCACGCGCATCGCTGGAAGCCGCTGGATTCGAAGTCGATTATGTCGAGCTGGTCGATGCCGACAGCCTCGCAGCACCTCTCCCCGGCCAGCCCCGCCGCCTGCTCGCCGCCGCGCGGATTTCGGGCACGCGCTTGATCGATAATGTTTCGGTGGCGACGCCGGAATGAACGGTAAACGCTGTTAACCTTTTGCTTACCATGAATGCCGCACTCTCGCCTCCATGATGAGAGCGATGAAAAGTGGGGCAAAGTCATGGGCAACAGCATTAAGAGCGCACAGTTCCTGATCGACAGCCGGCTGGCGGATGCGGCGCGCGGTAGCGCCGACGCGGCCTACGAACTCGGGATGGTCTATTCGAGCGGCGCGTCCGGCATCGACATGGACCTGATCGAAGCGCACAAATGGTTCAACATCGCCGCCCTCAAGGGCAGCGCCCAGGCGCCATACATGCGCGCCGAAGTCGCGGAAGAAATGACCGCGCGCGAAATCATCGAAGCGCAGAAACAGGCCCGCGCCTGGTTGCAGATGACGAG
The genomic region above belongs to Sphingomonas sp. J315 and contains:
- a CDS encoding J domain-containing protein; translated protein: MIAKFLIALLVCWLGFRLWHGWGRPMPGTPKPPPAPQPRDPAEAEALSILGIAPGAQPDEIRAAHRRLIANVHPDRGGSPELTRQVNAARDTLLKPKN
- the panC gene encoding pantoate--beta-alanine ligase — translated: MQTIRQLSDLRDAVSGFRANGERITFVPTMGALHAGHMALVAEAKLAGQRVVVSIFVNPKQFGPNEDLARYPRKEMADSRMLSEAGVDLLWMPPVEVMYPEGHSTNISVSGVSEPLDGAARPGHFDGVATVVAKLFNQVKPDIALFGEKDFQQLAVIRRMVADLDFDIEVRGVPTQRDDDGLALSSRNAYLAPEDRAAAVALPRALGVAARAIEKGDDAAAVLATARASLEAAGFEVDYVELVDADSLAAPLPGQPRRLLAAARISGTRLIDNVSVATPE
- the pgmG gene encoding phosphoglucomutase/phosphomannomutase PgmG yields the protein MTHRFDPTSLREYDIRGIVGKTLGPDDARAIGRGFATLLRRAGGHRVAVSRDGRVSSPVLEAALIEGLTASGCDVVRIGLGATPMLYYAEAVLEVDGGIQITGSHNPGDYNGFKMVFQHRPFFGADIQTLGKMAAEGDWEEGEGTVADADILDDYVGRLLAGYSGGTFRIGWDCGNGASGPVIEKLVQLLPGEHHTLFTDVDGNFPNHHPDPTEEKNLAHLKALVAEKNLDFGLAFDGDGDRIGAIDGQGRVIWGDQLLSILAEPVLRKDPGATIIADVKASQALYDRIAELGGQPLMWKTGHSLIKTKMKETGAPLAGEMSGHIFFAQDYYGFDDAHYAAVQLINAVHLIGQSMSDIRSAMPAIVNTPEMRFQVDESRKFAVIDEVLARLKDSGADVNDTDGARVNTPDGWWLLRASNTQDVLVARAEAKDEAALERLLAMIDAQLAASGLERGPQAGH
- a CDS encoding division plane positioning ATPase MipZ, coding for MTDASNSLHVIVFANEKGGTGKSTTAVHTAIALAMKGARVSCFDLDHRQRTMGRYLDNRLQTMERAGRPLPMPRYETHDGENIARFSESLERLGQDTDFLIIDTPGRDDKFGRIAITNADTLVTPMNDSFVDFDLIGQVDPDTFRVTRPSFYSELIWDSRKRRAKADGQTIDWVVLRNRMQHIEARNMKRVSEAIDQLAKRVGFRVIPGLSERVIYRELFPKGLTMLDSREFGEMGLAHVAARQELREMMAGLALPELESAMPLFA